A stretch of Roseovarius sp. M141 DNA encodes these proteins:
- a CDS encoding cyclopropane-fatty-acyl-phospholipid synthase family protein, protein MILTTTDGQSNLPRYFARVFDKTRNINRGRLDFVLPDGRVFRAEGPNPGPVGEVHLHNTDVFARLIREGDLGFCDAYLDGWWSSPDLQALMDFICTDNEDVYDGFPGLSLVRAFERARHWLRSNSKGQARRNISHHYDLGNDFYSLWLDETMTYSSALFETGQESLEKAQTAKYASMVDRMGVQPGDHVLEIGCGWGGFATYAAAERGLKVTGLTISQEQLNYARQRIEKAGLSDLVDFKLQDYRDERGSYDGIASIEMFEAVGQQYWPAYFNTVRDRLHPGKRATLQIITISDARWEVYRRGVDFIQKYIFPGGMLPSPAALRAEVERAGLTVAGSMEFGESYSQTLRRWHDRFNDQWDGIAAMGFDERFRRMWNFYLTSCAGSFHAGNCDVTQITIAKPE, encoded by the coding sequence ATGATCCTGACCACGACAGACGGACAGTCGAATTTGCCGCGCTACTTTGCGCGGGTTTTCGACAAGACCCGCAATATCAACCGGGGGCGGCTGGATTTCGTGCTGCCCGATGGCCGGGTGTTTCGCGCCGAGGGGCCGAATCCCGGCCCGGTGGGCGAGGTGCATCTGCACAATACCGACGTCTTTGCCCGGCTGATCCGCGAGGGTGATCTGGGGTTTTGCGATGCTTACCTTGATGGCTGGTGGAGCAGCCCGGATTTGCAGGCGCTGATGGATTTCATCTGCACCGATAACGAGGATGTCTATGACGGCTTTCCCGGCCTGTCGCTGGTGCGCGCGTTCGAGCGGGCGCGCCATTGGCTGCGCAGCAACTCCAAGGGGCAGGCGCGGCGCAACATCAGCCATCACTATGATCTGGGCAATGATTTCTACAGCCTCTGGCTGGACGAGACGATGACCTATTCCAGCGCCCTGTTCGAGACCGGGCAGGAAAGTCTGGAAAAGGCGCAGACGGCAAAATACGCTTCGATGGTGGACCGGATGGGGGTCCAGCCGGGTGATCATGTGCTGGAAATCGGCTGTGGCTGGGGCGGCTTCGCCACATATGCGGCTGCCGAGCGCGGGCTGAAAGTGACCGGCCTTACCATCAGTCAAGAGCAGTTGAACTATGCGCGGCAGCGTATTGAAAAGGCAGGACTTTCAGATCTGGTAGACTTCAAGCTACAGGATTACCGCGATGAGCGTGGCAGCTATGACGGCATCGCCAGTATCGAGATGTTCGAGGCGGTCGGACAGCAATACTGGCCCGCTTATTTCAACACGGTGCGCGACCGGCTGCACCCCGGCAAACGCGCGACGCTTCAGATCATCACGATCAGCGACGCGCGCTGGGAGGTTTACCGGCGCGGTGTCGATTTTATCCAGAAATACATCTTTCCGGGTGGTATGTTGCCCAGCCCCGCCGCCCTGCGCGCGGAAGTGGAGCGCGCGGGGCTGACCGTCGCCGGGTCGATGGAGTTTGGCGAAAGCTACAGCCAGACCCTGCGCCGCTGGCACGACCGTTTCAACGATCAGTGGGACGGCATCGCGGCCATGGGCTTTGACGAGCGATTCCGCAGGATGTGGAATTTTTACCTCACGTCTTGCGCCGGATCGTTCCACGCGGGTAACTGCGATGTCACTCAGATCACCATCGCAAAGCCCGAATAA
- a CDS encoding deoxyribodipyrimidine photo-lyase: MPDSKPTLLWLRRDLRLTDHPALCAALDTGGPVIPVIPVFIHDDTVAGLGAAPKWRLGLALERFAKTLEAKGSRLILRRGAALDVLRDLLRETGAGAVYWSRLYDPGAIARDKAVKAGLRQDGVDARSHAGHLLFEPWTVETKEGGYYKVYSPMWRAVKDRDVPAPLPAPSDLKAPEAWPASDDLVDWQMDAAMQRGADICLPYQQVGEEAAQDRLAWFIEDSIDRYKTRRDLPAIDGTSNLSENLALGEISPAQCWHAGLRALHEGAKGAETWVKELVWREFAYHLIYHTPQIATRNWREKWDDFPWNEDGTTSEVVAWKQGRTGIRFVDAAMREMYVTGRMHNRARMIVASYLTKHLMTHWRVGQAWFDDCLTDWDIASNAMGWQWAAGSGPDAAPYFRIFNPETQLEKFDPDGNYARAWIAEGYDDPSKTALSYFDAIPRSWGLSPSDAYPAPVVSLPEGRDRALGAYQDRTF, encoded by the coding sequence ATGCCCGATAGCAAACCCACTCTCCTCTGGCTCCGCCGCGATCTGCGGCTGACCGATCATCCCGCCCTCTGCGCCGCGTTGGACACGGGTGGTCCCGTCATTCCCGTCATTCCCGTTTTTATCCATGACGATACGGTCGCAGGCCTCGGCGCCGCGCCGAAATGGCGGCTGGGGCTGGCGCTGGAGCGGTTTGCCAAGACGCTGGAGGCCAAGGGCAGCCGCCTGATCCTGCGCCGGGGCGCCGCGCTGGACGTGCTGCGCGATCTACTGCGGGAAACGGGGGCAGGGGCGGTGTATTGGTCGCGGCTTTACGATCCAGGCGCCATCGCGCGTGACAAGGCGGTAAAGGCCGGGCTGCGGCAGGATGGCGTTGATGCGCGTAGCCACGCGGGCCATCTGCTGTTCGAGCCGTGGACCGTCGAGACGAAGGAGGGCGGTTATTACAAGGTCTACTCGCCGATGTGGCGTGCGGTGAAGGACCGCGATGTGCCCGCGCCGCTGCCCGCGCCAAGCGATCTGAAAGCGCCCGAGGCATGGCCCGCCAGCGATGATCTGGTCGATTGGCAGATGGACGCCGCGATGCAGCGGGGCGCAGACATCTGCCTGCCCTATCAGCAGGTTGGGGAGGAGGCCGCGCAGGACCGGCTGGCGTGGTTCATCGAGGACTCGATTGACCGCTACAAGACGCGCCGCGATCTGCCCGCCATCGACGGCACCTCAAACCTGTCGGAGAACCTCGCGCTTGGCGAAATCAGCCCGGCGCAGTGCTGGCACGCCGGCCTGCGCGCACTGCACGAGGGCGCCAAGGGTGCCGAGACATGGGTCAAGGAACTGGTCTGGCGCGAATTTGCCTATCACCTGATCTACCACACGCCGCAGATCGCCACGCGCAACTGGCGCGAGAAATGGGATGATTTCCCTTGGAACGAAGACGGGACTACGTCCGAGGTCGTGGCATGGAAACAGGGGCGTACCGGCATCCGCTTTGTCGATGCGGCCATGCGCGAGATGTACGTGACGGGCCGGATGCACAACCGTGCGCGCATGATCGTGGCCAGCTACCTGACCAAGCACCTGATGACCCATTGGCGGGTCGGGCAGGCGTGGTTCGATGATTGCCTCACCGATTGGGATATCGCCAGCAACGCGATGGGCTGGCAATGGGCGGCCGGGTCGGGGCCGGACGCCGCGCCCTATTTCCGGATCTTCAACCCCGAGACGCAGCTGGAAAAATTCGACCCGGATGGAAACTATGCCCGCGCGTGGATCGCCGAAGGGTATGATGATCCCAGCAAGACCGCGCTAAGCTATTTCGATGCGATCCCGCGCAGCTGGGGCCTGTCGCCTTCGGATGCCTACCCCGCCCCGGTGGTCAGTCTGCCCGAAGGGCGCGACCGGGCGCTGGGCGCCTATCAGGACCGAACATTTTGA
- a CDS encoding aminotransferase class V-fold PLP-dependent enzyme, with amino-acid sequence MSGTLDLDFVRGQFPAFAEAPLQGQAFFENAGGSYTCAPVIDRLTRFYRQRKVQPYAPYEASKLGGAEMDEARARLAAMMGVDTDELSFGPSTTQNTYVLARAFAQWMRPGDAIIVTNQDHEANTGPWRRLANEGFEVREWQIDPDTGHLDLADLEELLDDRVRLVCFPHCSNVVGEVNPVVDISALAHAAGAFVCVDGVSYAPHGLPNVGLMGPDIYLFSAYKTYGPHQGIMTIRRELGMQLPNQGHYFNEGGLYKRFTPAGPDHAQVAACAGMADYIDALADHHGLDGDAAARATGVHDLMHAHEEVLLAPLLDYLKSRNSVRLLGPGMAPGRAPTVAVRLDRPGEEVARDLAAHDIMAGGGDFYAVRALRAMGVDPNHGVLRLSFVHYTSRAEIDQLLTALEDVL; translated from the coding sequence ATGAGCGGCACATTGGATCTGGATTTCGTGCGCGGACAATTCCCGGCCTTCGCCGAGGCGCCGCTGCAGGGGCAGGCGTTTTTCGAGAACGCTGGCGGCTCTTACACCTGCGCACCCGTCATTGATCGGCTGACGCGGTTCTACCGCCAGCGCAAGGTGCAGCCCTACGCGCCCTATGAGGCATCCAAACTGGGCGGCGCCGAGATGGACGAGGCGCGCGCGCGCCTTGCGGCGATGATGGGCGTGGACACCGATGAGCTGAGCTTTGGCCCGTCGACCACCCAGAACACCTATGTGCTGGCGCGCGCCTTTGCCCAGTGGATGCGCCCCGGTGATGCGATCATCGTTACCAATCAGGACCACGAGGCCAATACAGGCCCTTGGCGGCGACTGGCCAATGAGGGGTTCGAGGTGCGCGAGTGGCAGATCGACCCCGACACCGGCCATCTGGACCTCGCCGATCTGGAAGAGCTGCTGGACGACCGCGTGCGCCTTGTGTGTTTTCCGCATTGTTCGAACGTGGTGGGCGAGGTCAATCCGGTGGTGGACATTTCCGCGCTGGCCCATGCCGCCGGGGCGTTCGTCTGTGTCGACGGGGTCAGCTATGCCCCCCACGGTCTGCCGAATGTGGGGCTGATGGGGCCGGATATCTACCTGTTCTCGGCCTACAAGACCTACGGGCCGCATCAGGGCATCATGACCATCCGGCGCGAACTGGGCATGCAACTGCCCAATCAGGGGCACTATTTCAACGAAGGCGGCCTGTATAAACGTTTTACCCCTGCCGGGCCGGATCATGCGCAGGTGGCGGCCTGCGCCGGCATGGCAGATTATATTGACGCGCTGGCGGATCATCACGGGCTGGACGGTGATGCGGCTGCGCGCGCGACCGGCGTGCACGATCTGATGCACGCGCATGAGGAGGTGCTGCTGGCCCCGCTGCTGGACTACCTCAAATCGCGCAACTCGGTGCGCCTGCTGGGGCCGGGTATGGCGCCGGGCCGGGCACCCACCGTCGCCGTGCGCCTTGACCGCCCGGGCGAGGAAGTCGCGCGCGATCTGGCGGCGCATGACATCATGGCTGGCGGTGGCGATTTCTATGCCGTCCGGGCGCTGCGGGCGATGGGCGTTGATCCTAACCATGGCGTGCTGCGGCTGAGCTTTGTGCATTACACCAGCCGGGCAGAAATTGACCAGCTTTTGACCGCGCTGGAAGACGTGCTTTGA
- a CDS encoding BCCT family transporter, with protein sequence MVDSSGEQGIPPPEGDCDLIDTEYEIGQDNVTTSIGPFGLDFHNPVFAMAGISIVAFVFFALALPDQANAMFSWSFSFVTKTFDWFFLGAANIFVLFCLFLIVSPYGSVRLGGSDATPDYNYIGWFAMLFAAGMGIGLMFFGVSEPMSHFASSLGGTSVEGGLRTDWAPLGAASGDEAAAMRLGMAATIFHWGLHPWAIYAVVALALALFSYNKGLPLTLRSAFYPIFGERVWGWTGHVIDTLAVFATLFGLATSLGFGAEQAASGLTFLFGSGDKVEGTRNLLGIAYGNTEESGVANSSLLLVLLISGITAIALISVVRGLDGGVKVLSEINMGLAGLLLVFTLIVGGPIFLLTFFADSLWAYLQNLIPLSNPFGRDDTNFVQGWTAFYWAWWISWSPFVGMFIARVSRGRTVREFLICVLLIPSLVCVLWMSVFGGTAISQVVNDGYTLAKDASLELKLFYMLDHLPLATITSAIGIILVVVFFVTSSDSGSLVIDTITAGGKVDAPVTQRVFWCIFEGAVAIVLLVGGGLAALQSAVISTGLPFTMVLLVMCWAIFRGLQSERG encoded by the coding sequence ATGGTCGATTCATCGGGAGAGCAGGGAATTCCGCCACCAGAGGGCGACTGCGATCTGATCGATACGGAATACGAGATCGGTCAGGACAATGTGACTACATCCATCGGGCCTTTTGGTTTGGATTTTCACAACCCCGTTTTCGCCATGGCCGGAATTTCGATCGTGGCCTTCGTGTTTTTCGCGTTGGCGCTGCCAGATCAGGCGAACGCGATGTTCAGCTGGTCGTTCTCGTTCGTCACCAAGACCTTTGACTGGTTTTTTCTGGGCGCGGCCAACATCTTTGTCCTGTTTTGCCTGTTTCTGATCGTCAGCCCCTATGGGTCTGTCCGGCTGGGAGGCTCGGATGCGACGCCGGACTATAACTATATCGGCTGGTTCGCGATGCTCTTTGCGGCTGGCATGGGCATCGGCCTGATGTTTTTCGGTGTGTCCGAACCGATGAGCCACTTCGCCTCCTCTTTGGGCGGTACCTCGGTCGAGGGCGGCTTGCGCACCGATTGGGCGCCCTTGGGCGCGGCATCGGGCGACGAAGCTGCGGCGATGCGGCTGGGCATGGCGGCGACGATCTTCCACTGGGGTTTGCACCCTTGGGCGATCTACGCGGTCGTCGCGCTGGCGCTGGCGCTGTTCAGCTATAACAAGGGCCTTCCGCTGACGTTGCGCAGCGCGTTCTATCCGATCTTCGGTGAACGCGTCTGGGGCTGGACCGGCCACGTCATCGACACGCTGGCGGTTTTTGCAACATTGTTCGGCCTGGCCACATCGCTGGGCTTCGGCGCGGAGCAGGCGGCATCCGGGCTGACGTTCCTATTTGGATCGGGCGACAAGGTAGAGGGGACGCGCAACCTGCTTGGCATCGCTTACGGCAACACCGAGGAAAGCGGCGTTGCAAACTCAAGTCTGTTACTGGTGCTGCTGATTTCCGGCATCACGGCCATTGCACTGATTTCGGTCGTGCGGGGTCTCGATGGCGGGGTCAAGGTGCTGTCGGAGATCAACATGGGGCTCGCCGGTCTGTTGCTGGTCTTTACGCTGATTGTGGGCGGTCCGATATTCTTGCTGACGTTCTTTGCCGATAGCCTATGGGCCTATTTGCAGAACCTCATCCCGCTCAGCAATCCGTTCGGGCGCGATGACACCAACTTCGTGCAGGGCTGGACGGCGTTCTATTGGGCCTGGTGGATCAGCTGGTCGCCGTTCGTGGGCATGTTCATCGCCCGCGTCAGCCGGGGCCGGACGGTGCGCGAATTCCTGATCTGCGTGCTGCTGATCCCCAGCCTTGTCTGCGTCCTGTGGATGAGCGTTTTTGGCGGCACCGCCATCAGCCAGGTCGTCAATGACGGCTATACCCTGGCCAAGGATGCATCGCTGGAACTGAAGCTGTTCTATATGCTGGACCATCTTCCGCTGGCGACGATCACCTCGGCCATCGGGATCATCCTTGTGGTGGTGTTCTTCGTCACCTCGTCGGACTCGGGCAGCCTGGTGATCGACACGATCACCGCAGGCGGCAAGGTCGACGCGCCGGTGACGCAGCGGGTGTTCTGGTGCATCTTTGAGGGTGCGGTCGCGATCGTGCTGCTGGTCGGCGGGGGCCTTGCGGCGCTGCAATCGGCGGTCATCTCAACGGGCCTGCCGTTTACGATGGTGCTGCTGGTGATGTGCTGGGCCATCTTCAGGGGGCTACAGTCCGAACGCGGCTGA
- a CDS encoding Do family serine endopeptidase — MQSLALALLSAALIMAQAIAAHARPESFADLAQKFSPSVVNITTSTTVAQGAGPAPLVPDGSPFEDFFRQFRDRGQGGDRPRRSSALGSGFVISEDGYIVTNNHVIESADEIIIEFYEGGELEAKVIGTDPKTDIALLKVEATSPLPFVSFGDSDTARVGDWVMAMGNPLGQGFSVSAGIVSARNRALSGTYDDYIQTDAAINRGNSGGPLFDMDGKVVGVNTAILSPNGGSIGIGFSMASNVVSRVVDQLQEFGETRRGWLGVRIQDVTADVAEAMGLENASGALITDVPTGPAAEAGMMAGDVILSFDGVKVPDTRDLVRQVGSTEVGKSVRVVVFREGGTKTLRVTLGRREDAENVDGTDLSDGGSDATPAPQTMMGLTLSPLDDDLRAQLELAESATGLVVRDIDPLSEAYEKGLRAGDVITEAGQQKLATIDDLKDRIADAREAGRKSLLLLVRSAGQPRFVALSLGDD, encoded by the coding sequence ATGCAATCGCTGGCGCTTGCGCTGCTGAGTGCGGCGCTGATCATGGCGCAGGCCATCGCCGCCCATGCCCGGCCCGAAAGCTTTGCCGATCTGGCGCAGAAATTCAGCCCGTCGGTGGTCAACATCACGACCTCGACCACGGTCGCACAGGGTGCAGGCCCGGCGCCGTTGGTGCCGGATGGATCGCCGTTCGAGGATTTCTTTCGCCAGTTCCGCGACCGGGGCCAGGGCGGTGACCGTCCACGGCGCAGCTCGGCTCTGGGCTCGGGCTTCGTGATTTCCGAGGATGGCTATATCGTCACCAACAATCACGTGATCGAGTCCGCGGACGAGATCATCATCGAATTCTACGAGGGCGGTGAGCTGGAGGCCAAGGTCATCGGCACCGACCCCAAGACCGATATCGCCCTTCTCAAGGTCGAGGCGACCAGCCCGCTGCCCTTCGTCAGCTTTGGCGACAGCGACACCGCACGCGTTGGCGATTGGGTGATGGCGATGGGCAATCCGCTGGGACAGGGGTTTTCGGTCAGCGCGGGCATCGTTTCGGCCCGCAATCGCGCGCTGTCCGGCACCTATGACGATTACATCCAGACGGATGCGGCGATCAACCGGGGCAATTCGGGCGGTCCGTTGTTTGACATGGATGGCAAGGTCGTCGGCGTGAATACCGCGATCCTCAGCCCCAATGGCGGCTCTATCGGGATCGGGTTTTCGATGGCGTCGAACGTGGTCAGCCGTGTGGTCGACCAACTGCAGGAATTCGGCGAGACGCGGCGCGGCTGGCTGGGCGTGCGCATTCAGGACGTGACCGCAGATGTGGCCGAGGCGATGGGCCTTGAGAACGCATCGGGCGCGTTGATCACGGATGTGCCCACTGGCCCCGCCGCCGAGGCCGGGATGATGGCGGGCGACGTGATCCTGTCCTTTGACGGGGTCAAGGTGCCGGACACGCGCGATCTGGTTCGTCAGGTTGGCTCCACGGAGGTCGGCAAATCGGTGCGGGTCGTGGTCTTCCGCGAGGGCGGCACCAAGACGCTGAGAGTGACGCTGGGTCGCCGCGAAGACGCCGAAAACGTCGACGGCACCGACCTGTCGGATGGCGGGTCTGACGCCACGCCGGCGCCGCAAACGATGATGGGCCTGACCCTCAGCCCGCTGGACGACGACCTGCGCGCGCAGTTGGAACTGGCGGAGAGTGCCACGGGCCTTGTCGTGCGTGACATCGATCCGCTGTCGGAGGCCTATGAGAAGGGCTTGCGCGCGGGTGACGTCATCACCGAGGCTGGCCAGCAAAAATTGGCCACAATCGACGATCTGAAGGACCGGATCGCCGACGCCCGTGAAGCGGGGCGCAAATCCCTGTTGCTGCTGGTGCGTTCGGCCGGGCAGCCGCGCTTTGTCGCGCTGTCGCTTGGGGACGACTGA
- a CDS encoding DUF2065 domain-containing protein encodes MLAVGALALGLVLIVEGLVYALAPRIVEDMLAALRAIPPEARRMLGLAAFATGVFLVWLGKSLGA; translated from the coding sequence ATGCTGGCGGTCGGCGCCCTTGCCCTTGGGTTGGTGCTGATCGTCGAGGGGCTGGTCTATGCGCTGGCCCCTCGCATCGTCGAAGATATGCTGGCCGCCCTGCGCGCCATTCCACCCGAGGCCCGGCGCATGCTGGGCCTTGCTGCATTCGCGACGGGTGTTTTTCTGGTCTGGTTAGGCAAAAGCCTGGGCGCATGA
- the hflC gene encoding protease modulator HflC — protein MRKTAYILPVIAVVAVVGMLSVFIVDEREKALVLQFSKIIDVKEEPGLGFKIPFIQQVVRYDDRILSRDVDPLEVTPLDDRRLVVDAFARYRIADVRRFREAVGDGGIPFAENRLDSILRSRTREVLGSVSSNDILSSDRATLMLRIRNAAITEAKELGIEVVDVRLKRTDLPSQNLDATFARMRAEREREAADEIARGNEAAQRVRAQADRTQVELVSDARRQAEITRGEADAKSNAVFNEAFGADAEFFEFYRSLDAYRMALSGSNSSIVMSPDSDFFKYFKDAGESLAATPTVADQAGDSADTGADETGDAQTGDTPAGDAATAVQ, from the coding sequence ATGCGTAAAACAGCTTATATTCTGCCGGTCATCGCCGTCGTCGCCGTCGTCGGCATGCTGTCGGTGTTCATCGTGGACGAGCGCGAAAAGGCGCTGGTTCTGCAATTCTCCAAGATCATCGACGTGAAGGAAGAACCGGGGCTTGGCTTCAAGATCCCGTTCATCCAGCAGGTCGTGCGCTATGACGACCGGATCCTCAGCCGCGATGTCGACCCGCTGGAGGTGACCCCTCTGGACGACCGGCGTCTGGTGGTCGACGCCTTCGCGCGCTATCGAATCGCGGATGTGCGTCGCTTCCGCGAGGCGGTGGGCGACGGGGGTATCCCGTTTGCCGAGAACCGGCTGGATTCGATCCTGCGTTCGCGGACGCGTGAAGTGTTGGGTTCGGTCAGTTCGAACGATATCCTCAGCTCGGACCGCGCCACGCTGATGCTGCGCATCCGTAACGCCGCCATCACCGAGGCCAAGGAACTGGGCATCGAAGTGGTCGACGTGCGCCTCAAGCGGACGGATCTGCCCAGCCAGAACCTTGATGCCACCTTTGCCCGGATGCGGGCCGAGCGCGAGCGCGAGGCAGCGGACGAGATCGCCCGCGGTAACGAGGCGGCGCAGCGTGTGCGCGCGCAAGCTGACCGGACGCAGGTCGAGTTGGTGTCGGACGCGCGGCGTCAGGCCGAGATCACCCGAGGCGAGGCCGATGCGAAAAGCAACGCGGTCTTCAACGAGGCGTTTGGCGCGGATGCGGAGTTCTTTGAATTCTACCGCTCTCTTGACGCGTACCGAATGGCGTTGAGCGGCAGCAATTCGTCGATCGTCATGTCGCCGGATAGTGATTTCTTCAAATACTTCAAGGATGCCGGCGAGTCTCTGGCGGCGACCCCGACCGTTGCCGACCAAGCGGGCGATAGCGCAGACACCGGTGCTGACGAGACTGGTGACGCGCAGACTGGCGATACCCCGGCGGGTGACGCCGCCACGGCGGTGCAGTGA
- the hflK gene encoding FtsH protease activity modulator HflK, with translation MAGQSGGPWGGGGKSGGGSGDDNGSGQNGDGRRPVSGGQRSEIDELVKKGQDQLRVLMGGRGGRSGGPGGAGGDGGGGPAVTRGTVILGLLALIGLWLFASFYTVKPEERAVELFLGEYHRTTGSGLHLAPWPFITYEKVVVTSERNEDIGVGERGSEAGLMLTGDENIVDIDFQVVWNINDPAMFLFNLRDPRATIRAVSESAMREIIAQSKLAPILNRDRGSIAQRLEDLVQLTLDSYDSGLNVIRVNFDKADPPLQVIDAFREVQAAEQQRDRLEKEADAYAARVLAEARGQAAQTLEEAEGYRARVVNEAEGQASRFSAVLGEYAKAPDVTRKRLYLEAMEEVLGGMDKVILDQDQSGGAQGVVPYLPLNELRKNSEGQ, from the coding sequence ATGGCGGGACAGTCGGGCGGCCCATGGGGCGGCGGCGGTAAATCCGGGGGCGGCTCGGGGGATGATAATGGCAGTGGCCAGAACGGCGACGGGCGCCGTCCCGTCAGCGGTGGTCAGAGGTCGGAAATCGACGAGTTGGTGAAAAAGGGTCAGGATCAGCTGCGCGTCCTGATGGGCGGTCGCGGTGGTCGCAGTGGCGGCCCCGGTGGGGCTGGTGGCGATGGCGGCGGCGGGCCTGCCGTGACGCGCGGCACGGTCATTCTGGGCCTTCTGGCGCTGATCGGTTTGTGGCTTTTCGCCAGTTTCTATACGGTCAAGCCAGAAGAGCGCGCTGTCGAGCTGTTCCTTGGTGAATACCATCGCACGACCGGCTCTGGCCTGCATCTGGCACCGTGGCCCTTCATCACGTACGAAAAGGTCGTCGTCACGTCCGAGCGTAACGAGGATATCGGCGTTGGCGAACGCGGCAGCGAGGCGGGGCTGATGCTGACTGGCGACGAGAATATCGTCGACATCGATTTTCAGGTTGTCTGGAATATCAACGATCCCGCGATGTTCCTGTTCAACCTGCGCGATCCGCGCGCCACGATCCGCGCCGTATCTGAATCGGCAATGCGCGAAATCATCGCACAGTCGAAACTGGCGCCGATCCTGAACCGTGACCGGGGGTCTATCGCCCAGCGGCTGGAAGATCTGGTACAGTTGACACTGGACAGCTACGATAGCGGTCTCAACGTCATCCGCGTCAATTTTGACAAGGCCGACCCGCCGCTTCAGGTGATCGACGCCTTCCGCGAAGTGCAGGCGGCCGAGCAACAGCGTGACCGGCTGGAAAAAGAGGCTGACGCCTACGCCGCCCGCGTGCTGGCCGAAGCGCGCGGTCAGGCGGCACAGACCCTGGAGGAGGCCGAAGGCTACCGCGCCCGCGTGGTAAACGAGGCCGAAGGTCAGGCGAGCCGCTTCAGCGCCGTTCTGGGCGAATATGCAAAGGCCCCGGACGTGACGCGCAAGCGTCTGTATCTGGAAGCGATGGAAGAGGTGCTGGGCGGCATGGATAAGGTCATTCTCGATCAGGACCAGTCCGGCGGTGCCCAGGGCGTCGTGCCCTATCTGCCGCTCAATGAGCTGCGCAAGAATTCGGAAGGTCAGTAA
- the gor gene encoding glutathione-disulfide reductase: MTFDYDLFVIGGGSGGVRAARVAAATGASVALAEESRYGGTCVIRGCVPKKLMVYASEFPGEMRDAQAFGWTVHAGGFDWKKFHTALTSELDRLEGVYRNLLKNSGVVTYDARATLSDAHTVTLDSGQSFTAKHILIATGGRPVRPDLPGAEHGIVSDDIFQFETLPRSILVIGGGYIACEFACILNGLGVGVTQYYRGEQILRGFDGEARGLVSDEMIENGIDLHLGTNILDVRPERGGYVVTSTKGTEKWFETVFFATGRNPNTAGLGLEQTGVQLGRHGQVEVNEYSQTAVPSIYAIGDVTDRVSLTPVAIREAMAFVETVFKGNPTPVDHDLIPTAIFTQPEIGTVGLSEEDARAIEPVEIYCTSFKPMKEAFAGRGNRVLMKLVVSQATRRVMGCHIVAPGAGEMIQMVGIAVKMGATKEDFDRVCAVHPTMSEELVTMKSPVRTS, from the coding sequence ATGACGTTCGACTATGATCTATTCGTGATCGGCGGCGGCTCGGGCGGGGTGCGCGCAGCGCGCGTCGCGGCTGCCACCGGCGCCAGCGTGGCACTGGCAGAAGAAAGCCGGTATGGTGGCACCTGTGTCATCCGTGGCTGCGTGCCGAAAAAGCTTATGGTTTACGCCAGCGAATTCCCCGGCGAGATGCGCGATGCGCAGGCCTTTGGCTGGACGGTGCATGCGGGCGGCTTTGACTGGAAGAAGTTCCACACTGCGCTGACCTCCGAGCTGGACCGGCTGGAAGGCGTCTATCGCAACCTGCTGAAAAACAGCGGCGTCGTGACCTATGATGCGCGTGCAACGCTCAGCGATGCCCATACGGTCACGCTGGATAGCGGGCAGAGCTTTACCGCCAAGCATATCCTGATCGCCACCGGCGGGCGCCCCGTGCGCCCCGATCTGCCGGGCGCCGAGCATGGCATCGTCAGCGATGATATCTTTCAGTTTGAGACGTTGCCGCGCAGTATTCTGGTCATCGGCGGCGGCTATATCGCCTGTGAATTCGCTTGCATCCTCAACGGCTTGGGGGTGGGCGTCACGCAATATTACCGCGGCGAGCAGATCCTGCGCGGCTTTGACGGTGAGGCGCGCGGGCTTGTCTCTGACGAAATGATCGAAAATGGCATTGATCTGCATCTAGGCACCAATATCCTGGATGTCAGGCCCGAACGCGGCGGATATGTCGTCACCTCCACCAAGGGCACAGAAAAGTGGTTCGAAACGGTGTTCTTCGCCACCGGTCGCAACCCCAATACCGCCGGGCTGGGGCTGGAGCAGACGGGCGTCCAGTTGGGCCGACATGGGCAGGTCGAGGTGAATGAGTATTCGCAGACCGCCGTGCCGTCGATCTACGCCATCGGGGATGTGACGGACCGGGTGAGCCTGACGCCGGTGGCGATCCGCGAGGCGATGGCCTTTGTCGAGACGGTGTTCAAGGGCAACCCCACGCCGGTCGATCATGACCTGATCCCGACCGCGATCTTTACCCAGCCCGAAATCGGCACTGTCGGCCTGAGCGAGGAAGACGCGCGCGCGATCGAGCCGGTCGAGATCTACTGCACCTCCTTCAAGCCGATGAAGGAAGCATTTGCAGGGCGCGGCAATCGTGTGTTGATGAAGCTGGTGGTCAGTCAGGCCACGCGCCGCGTCATGGGGTGTCACATCGTCGCGCCCGGCGCAGGCGAGATGATCCAGATGGTCGGCATCGCGGTCAAGATGGGCGCCACCAAAGAGGATTTCGACCGCGTCTGCGCGGTGCATCCGACCATGTCGGAGGAATTGGTGACAATGAAATCGCCGGTCCGCACAAGCTGA